A stretch of DNA from Zea mays cultivar B73 unplaced genomic scaffold, Zm-B73-REFERENCE-NAM-5.0 scaffold_586, whole genome shotgun sequence:
AAGAGGAAGTTCAATGGTTGTATACTTTCACAATTTATCTCAGTTCGACGGTATTATGATACTCTCTTTTTTAACTAAAAGTTATAAAAACTGTCATATAGAGCCCATCATGAGAAACGACTGTATTTATTCCATAAAACTGTATAAGGTATCCAAAAATGGGGATAAAAGGCTTGTTTTAACGTTCATGGATTCGTACCTCCTGTTGAAAGTAAAGCTCGCTGATCTAGCCAATAGTTTTTGCCCAGAATTGGGGGGGAAGGGATCTTTCGATCACCAGAATGTCACCGTTGATAAACTACCTAGTATTAGGGAAGACTCTTTAACTTATCTTAAACAAGATATTCTAATAACAGCTGCTGTTATGCAACGCGCTAAAGCCATTATTTGGGAAGAGTATGGGATTGATATCCTGAAAGTATTAACAATATCAGCATTGGCCCTAAAAATATTTAGACGTGTTTACTATAAGGATGATGATGATAATCGCATCTACATTCCTGACGATAATGAGGCTCAATTTATTAGGGAAGGCTACTACGGTGGTCACACGGACGTGTATAAGCCATACGGGGAGAATTTGTATTATTATGATGTAAATTCTCTATACCCCTCATCTATGCTAGATGATATGCCTATAGGCAAGACCCGCTGGGTTAGTGATCTAGGATCAAAGAAATCAAAGATTGTGTTGAATGATATGTTTGGGTTCATTAGAGCTTTTATAATTTGTCCTAAGCATATTAAAAAGCCTCTTCTACCTTATAAAAAGGATGATGGTACGATAATCTTCCCCACGGGGAGATTTCTCGGTGTTTATTTTTCTGAGGAGCTTAAGTATGCAGTAAGTTTGGGCTACAAAGTATACCCGATCTGTGGATATATCTTTGATAGAAAGGAATCACCATTCAAGCGTTTTGTGTACGACATCTACAGCAAAAGGCTTGATGCTAAGGCTAAAGGGGAGAAAGCTCTGGATTTCATCTATAAAATCACCATGAACAGTCTCTACGGGAGGTTCGGGATCAGCCCCGAAAGCACAACGACTCAAATTGTTTCTACAGAAGAAAGTAGAAAATTAGCTCTCTATAATGATGGGTTTGTTCAAAGTTATGAGCTTAGTTCAGACAAGTGCCTAGTAACATGCAAAAATGTCAGAAGTTTGGATTTACTGAAGCTTAGTTCAGACCGCCCTACTTATGCTGCTGTTCAAATATCGGCCGCTGTCACGGGTTATGCCCGCATAAGAATGCACCCATTCATTTCGAGGGATGACTGCTATTACACGGATACGGACTCAGTCGTTGTTGAGAGGGAACTTCCTGAAGAAGAGGTATCACCTACCGCTTTGGGTAAGTTTAAGCATGAGCACTTTGTCGAATATGGCATCTTTTTAGCACCTAAGTCCTATATGCTTAAGGCATCTAGTGTGGACCAACCCATAATAAAGTTTAAAGGAGCGGGTAAAGATGAGGCTGATGAAGAATGGTTCATCAACCAGCTAGCTGACCCTAGGGCTAAAAAAGTGATTTCATATGTCCGAAAGTTCAGTAGAAACTTCCGTGAACTGTTGGTTCAAGAGAAAATGTGTAAGTATACCATGGGGTTAGAAAGTAAAAAGAGGGAGTATgtgttcgacaaaaatggagtatGGGTTGATACTAAGCCCTGCCATATAGGTGACTTTGATGTGAAAAGTATCAATCCGACCTCCTATCGGATAATTATGAATTTGTTAGAGGAGAATGAAGATCTCCGAAATGAATTTTCTAATTCGGAAATCATGATTGCTAATCGGGAGATTCAAGCTGATGCTGCTAAAAAGAGGAAAGCCTCTAAGCTAAGAGGAAAGCCTCTAAGAGGGGGAGACACCCCTTCTCATATTGAAGAATAGGCATGGAATGCATTCCCGAGCTCTATAGTATAGACCATTGCTGAAACAAGATATGAATGAACAATTACAACCGCTTCTCAAGCTAATACCAAACAGAGCCCGAAACCACTCAAGTAAAGCACAAGCTGAAACCAACGAACCTGTGCAGGCTAGGCCACCTTTACTAGTCAGCTACAAAACAGAGGAATAGCGAGGCACCTTCCCGGAAACCAGATATGATCCAACCTTTCACTTACAAgagtcaagccaaggagaaggctAAACCCATTTCTGTATATGATCCGCCAGGTCATGTCATGTCTTGTGTCAAACAGATCATTAGTTGTGATCTTTGGTAATTGTCTTGTACAGCACAGTACAGACGAAGATCAATACATCGGATTCCTTCTTGTCTGATTGGAAGGGATGGATTGTGCTTTGGCTCATGTACTCTATAAGGGTTAGTAAACCAGGGAATGCCTTTGATTATCTTTTTGACTTTCTATAAGGGTCTTGTTATGTCCTTTGTCTCTCTCTCTGCTCTATAAGGGTCTTGTTTAGTGGTATACTCTttgatccttactctatttactACGCAAATAAATTGTTCGTTTGCGGTGATAAATGAAGAATCTGGGTTCGCCATTCGGTCAAGAGGAAGAGTCAAGTAGTAGGTGTGGCTGCTCACGGCACCCCCGGCACGGTTCTTTAGGTCGATGAATCGAATCTTCCATCCAATACGCTAGGCTAGTTTCTTTCCACAACTCTCGTTCTTTACACGACTGATTGGCTGCTTGGCCGGATCTGGATCACTGCTTTAGGTATTAGTACTATGGCATTCAACCTAAATGGTTTCAATTTCAACCAATCTGTAGTTGATAGCCAAGGTCGCGTTATTAATACTTGGGCTGATATCATCAACCGTGCTAATCTTGGTATGGAGGTAATGCACGAACGTAATGCTCACAACTTCCCTCTAGACCTAGCAGCTCTTGAAGTTCCATCTCTTAATGGATAAGGTTTTTATCCTAAACATATAGGAAGGAAAGCCGGGTTCTTTTATGAGGAAGAAGCAGTGCACGATTGTGCACCAATGCGCCATAAGAGCTAGCTTTGCAAAAAGGAATTCTATTTCCACTCAAGACAAAAAGGTTATCCCTTTACCGCCAAGTATGAACTGAAACTCTTATTTCTGGTTTTCACAATAAATATAGAATTACCTAGAACAATACCAGACGTATAATAACACACCTACAAGGACAACCACACCGAATGCCAGGTATCTAGGATTGTCACTATCGTCACTATCTTCTTCACTCCCACTACCTTCTTCTTCACAGCCACCACCTTCTTCTTTACAGCTACTATCCACCCCCTCTTTACAGGCACTACCTTCTTTACTGCTAGCATATTCTATAGTGGCATTCTCCTCTACAGAATCTATGGTATGATCACCATCAGAGCATTTCCCCCAGAATTCGAATTTATCCGACAATTCCTCTTCTCTCAACTTTCTATCCAAGCAATCCGTTAAAGCCGTCCTTTCCACAACCGCATCATAAGCTTCTAAGATTGATGTACTAATCACTTCCTCGTATGGAATCCATACGAATAATTTACGAACTTTGAATAAATCAATAATCAATTCTATATCAAGATAGTGCGGGTCCACAGATATGAAATCTGGTGCGCTCTCAGTATAACAGTACCACACTGTTACATAAGTACCTAATCTAACTAGTGCAAAGATGTTCCCATAGACATACCTAACACTGTTGTCTGATTGTGATGTCACCACGTGTACTAAACATTGCAATACTTTATGTTTTGCAGAAACACCGAAGTTTTCATACTTTTCTAATGCCCTTTGTAGGTGGCTATATAAATTATCTGTAGCCCTGTTATAGAGAGACCGCAACCCCTTATATTCACTGAAATCTGCACgataaatctttcttttcaatttTAAACGGAGCAACGAGCGCATATAAAGATAGTGCATACGCATGATAGGATCCATATCTTTCAAACTCAACCCTTTAACCAGACGATTAACCGCAGGTGTGTAATAAGAACTTTCGACAGCGTATTGCACATATGGATTTTTTGCAAAGATGGTTTTACGCATGTGGTTATCAATGAAACACTGAAATGGGTTGAATGGGTTACCTATATGAAACATATCACTAATATTTGCATGAATTGAATCCCCCGCGACATCTTCACCCCTTTTTACCTCTTCCGTACTGTTAAGAGCTGCATTAATACTCGAATTAGCCGAATGGCTTAAGGCACCCATTGCAGATGATTCTGGTATATCGTTGACTGTATTAGAAAGTGTGGTATTCAACTGTTCTAATGACTCGACAGTGTTTTTCATGATATAATAGTGTGTCCCTTGTTTTTGTGTGTGTTGGGTATTTTGTATAGTTGCATCTACCCGATGGGGGTTTCCCCCCCTTCTCTAAGCTTATAATAGCTTAGACAGATACAACTGTAGGTGCTTTTACTCGCCTTTCAGGATTTGCTTATTTTATAGTTGAGGGGGCTACCCAATCTCTACTGTAGTATTGTTCTACAGATTCACCCCATCAACATACTCTCGGCATCCATCACCGTTTGTGATCACTTCTTACTATGAGATCACATACTCAACTAATGAATTCAGGAGCTTCCCCTGTGCGATTTCTGAATAAATAGAATACGTAATTTGATACTCAACACTCTGTAGTTGATTTCAAGCTATTGAAGAGGATGCTTCCCTTCCTCCTTGCTAGAGCCCATCATCACGGGTACTGAATTATGCTATCAGGCTCAATACTGACAAATAACGACCTTCTCCTTATTCATTGGACTATCGTAGTAGTACCAGGAGGAAGAAGATTGGTAGCTATAAAGGTAGCACTCATAATACCTACTGCAATACACGCTACTAGATCTAGCTTGTTAGCTTCAACCTCCTCGAAGTGATCTAGATTAAGGTGTCTGTTTGAATTCAAATCGGTTATGCTGATAATTTCGTTATCAAAAAATTGGATTGATTCCTCATTTAGTAAATTGTGAAAAAAAGTATCATTTCGACAAGTTCTTAACACAGTCTTAACGACGTCTTTTGTAAATATGTACGAAACCCTCTTGTACCCATCAACAACCGAAGCTGGGTCCTTAAAAGAATCTAGGTTTACCCCGCGGAAGAATCCTAAATCAGGTATAAGGTGTGGTGTGATATAGTACCAAACAACTAATCCTACGCCAGAATACACAAGTATATTAAAGAAACCGTAGAGATACTTACGATGCCTTTCATCAAAATGACGAGTTGCAACTTGCATGAAAATGGCTACTCTAGATTGCGGAATGAGAGATTTGAGGCCAGCTCCCAAATGGGCATATTGATATAATACAGAATCACTTAATACTAAGCCTTTTATACTCCGTAAGCCTAAAGAACACTTTATTCTTAGAAATCCTATCCTATATGGAATATTCTCATCATAACTAAAGAGATTTCTTAGTCTATAGATCCATTTAGTAGGATAGTTATCAGGTGTCAGAGAATAGAGCCATTGTAGCTGTTTAATTGGTTCCTTTGTTATATGGTTGGTTATTCCTATTAATGTAATATCCGGCACCTTATAAATAATATCACATCGATTGCCCTTATAGATAAGAGGATTAAATTGAAGTATAGAATGTATACATACTAACGATAAGAGTGTGAGGATACTCTCAGCCATCCACCATGGTATCCCGCTTACCCACCAAGGCATGGCATCATAGGTATGTGTTATGTTGAGTATATAATACTTTATATATTTCATAAGTAACCTGCTTATTTGAATGAATAGAGCTTCACCGTCGCCACCACCGTTGTGGCCTCGATTAGTACCCCCTATGATTCCCTCTATCCCATCTGTTATATCCATTTCTTCATCACTTGCATCAGCCTCGTAATAAGTTGTATTCTTATTGTCTAATGATAAAGAGGATTCTCCCCGATCTATAGGATCTTCATCGATGAAATGGAAATCATGAATATCCTCGATGTAAGTTTTTAGAAAGGTGCTTAAGAACTCATTAGTAGAATCTCGATTAAGAGAAAGGCTCGGTTTGTCAAAATATCCGGTAATCTGCTTACGCAAGGGCAACAATATGCGAATCGTGCTCATAATATCTTCCATTCTTTGTTCTTGTTCGGGATTTTTCTTTGTTGAGTGTACCCCGACTCTATACTGAAAATAGTATAGAGAGACTCAACAGTGTCTCTCGTGTGTAAGAGACGTGTTTTTTGTTTCAGTTTCACTATTGGTTGGATTTATTTAGTTTGAGACATGTAAGGACTTCTCCGGAGAGGTATTCTCTGCAGTTCTGTCCATCTCTGTCGGCACCATTGTTATCTGTCTCTTAATAGTAGAGGATCGCCGACGCCCTGTCTTTGAAGTAGATACCTGGTTGGTATCTTTATGTAGATTGGAAATGTGCTTGTATACTTTTCTATTGCCCAGTGACTCTGAGAAAAGTGGGAAACCATGTCAAATCCGCATGCTTGGCCTTCGGATTCGTAGTCATAGGTGCCTTGCTTATATTTATTTTCAGACAGGCGGCATAGGATCAAAGGTTTCGAACCAAGAAGTTTCCCATTCCTTTGGCGACGCAGGGAAGTCTCATTTGGAATTTCATATAGCCAGTGGAAAGAGGCGGTTTCTGAGAAGCATCCAAAGGCACTGCGAAGAATATCCATGGCGCTAAGGACTCGATCGGAGGTGCCTTCCTCAGGAAGAATGGTTGGGAAGAGACATCATGAATCCTCATTCTTTCGAATGAACTTATATGAATTATGCATTTTTCTCGTTTCCGTCCATTTATGTTCATCCACATTTTAGAAATAGAAATTCATCCCGAAATAACCAACTACCGCTTTCCTCGAACTCTGGCTTCTGCATTAAGTTAAGTGAAGGTAGTCTAGGGTAAGGCCCGAAGAAGTCATTTAAGAAATCGAATAAGAAGCTCGAAAGAAGTGAAGGCGTATCAGATACGGATCAGTCTCTTTCCCCGTAGGCATGAGTACGGCACCCTTGACTGGTTCTAACCATTCATTCTTCCCTGGTTCGACGCTTTCTCTAGTGGAGTGGATATGTGTTCGTCTACTTGACCTTTGTTGGTTCATACATACCTTTTCATTCCTGCTAGTAAGGCATCCCAGCTTTGCCTGTCCCCACGACTGCCCGCATCAACTTGAAACCGGAGAGCACTGGCACTGAGATACCTTACTTACTGAATTTCCTGCTGGCCTTCCCTTACCTGCCCTTCCATTTAGGTTGACGAATGGGATTTCCTTTTCTAGAAACACTGGGAGACTGGGTCTTCTCAGACAGAGATGGTTCTGCTCAGCGAGAGAACGAGCATACGAATCAATTCCATGCCCTGAACTTTGAACCAGAGATCCAGCTGGCACTTCTCTTTTGATTCATAACCCTTGCTTTGGAATATCCGGTTGACTTGGGCAGTTTCTTCTATATCTCGAATGCTTCAATCGCCAGGCCAGGTTCGATCAAAGAAGTTGATAGCGCGAAAGCTGTTTTAGTTAGTCACGTGCATCCTCGCCTCTTGCTGAGTCAGGCTATCAAGCCGTTGCGCTGCGTCTATCCGTTTTCTTGTTGGGTCAGGTTGAGTTCTAAGCCCGTGTAAAGTGAGCTTGGTCTGGAGCAAGCTTGACTCGTACAATAACTCGTCTCGTCTCGTATAGTATAGACGTTGAAGAAGCAGTCAATGGTGCCTGCTCTAGAAAATGCATATATCAATCAAGGAAGTGTTCCAGAATTCGTCGTATCCTGAGGTGAATCTTGCTTGTTTTGCTAATGACGTAAATGGAAATGAAATGAAATCTTGCTTCGTAATGAATTCCGCGAATCAAGAGCTGGAAGAGTGCTTTCAACTCACTCCAAGGGGCAAGGGATGGCACTATCACGACTGAATCGCCTATTCGACTAGTGCCAAGCGACCGATATCCTGATTGCCAATCGAACCCATAGGGACAAGAAACAGATCAAACAAACCATTCACATCACATGACCCTGACACTGTGCCTATCTCGTCTCGTAAGAAAAGAATTGGGTGGAGAAGCTGGCCTGGTCAATCCAAGAAAAAAGGATCCGTCCGATTCAGTGGTTTCGCCCATAAGGGAAGCATACTTTGATCAGAAAGGCGGGTCCTCTACGCTTTGAAAATAGCAGGTAGTAGGCCCATGGGAAAACAGACTTGCTCAAATCCATATTCTTGTTTCCCGAGGCAAAACCCACTAGTGAGTCAAGTGAAAGTCCTCCAATCTGTGAGGAGAGGAAAATCCTTATTGCATAGTTGAGCAACTATCTACTATTGATGACTGAGGCATTACAACGACGAAGATTGCAGATTTGGAAAGAGTATCATTGTCTGACAACTCTTCCTTTATACAGGAAGCAACAGTAGGAAATATGAGGAGTTTATGTTCACATCCACCAACCTACCAGCTTACTAGGACGGACTATGAAGAACTGCAGCGGATGACAATGGCGCTTCTATTCGAATCGAACACAAAGACGACCCAAATACAAATACTATTTCATTTCATTTAGTAGAGTAGAGTAGAGTAGAGGAGGGGAGCCCCACCTTTGATATCCAGTCGTGTGCCTGCCTGCTCTTAGATATGATTATTTCGATTAGACCGCTCTGCTTTGATCGGGATCTTACTCCACTAATGGTTCTGTTTTCGTACCAACTGCCCGGCCTAGCGCTTTAAAAAGGGCTGTCTGCATTACTGGAAAAAAAAGTAGTAAAATAAAAGTAGGGGCCACGTAGACTATTCTGAGGTGGTATGCTAAATCCATGATCCACTGATGTAGCTAGTGTGACTAAAGCTGCAGCTATTGGCTTAACAGGTTCTAAACTCTCCCACCCGATAAAGGAATTGAAAGACTACCCCGGGCCCGGGCCACGTAGACTATTCCCTTCCGCGGACATTCTTTTATAGTCTAGAAGGAAAGTAGCAAAGCCGAACGCAAA
This window harbors:
- the LOC118475712 gene encoding uncharacterized protein, whose amino-acid sequence is MEDIMSTIRILLPLRKQITGYFDKPSLSLNRDSTNEFLSTFLKTYIEDIHDFHFIDEDPIDRGESSLSLDNKNTTYYEADASDEEMDITDGIEGIIGGTNRGHNGGGDGEALFIQISRLLMKYIKYYILNITHTYDAMPWWVSGIPWWMAESILTLLSLVCIHSILQFNPLIYKGNRCDIIYKVPDITLIGITNHITKEPIKQLQWLYSLTPDNYPTKWIYRLRNLFSYDENIPYRIGFLRIKCSLGLRSIKGLVLSDSVLYQYAHLGAGLKSLIPQSRVAIFMQVATRHFDERHRKYLYGFFNILVYSGVGLVVWYYITPHLIPDLGFFRGVNLDSFKDPASVVDGYKRVSYIFTKDVVKTVLRTCRNDTFFHNLLNEESIQFFDNEIISITDLNSNRHLNLDHFEEVEANKLDLVACIAVGIMSATFIATNLLPPGTTTIVQ